The Thermosynechococcus sp. CL-1 genomic interval TCGCCTGCTTGCCATTTTTCCAGAAGAAGCCACCTATTACCGCCGTCATGGTGCCAATGTCGTTTGGGTGGGACATCCCCTGTTGGATCGCATTGCTGCCGCTCCCAGTCGTGAAGTGGCACGCCAAAGTTTAGGCATTGCTGCCGATGAGCTGGCGATCGCCCTGTTGCCCTTGTCCCGCAAACAGGAAATCAAATCCCTCTTGCCTCTAATTTTAGGGGCTGCCACGAATATCGCGAAAGCCTATCCTGAAGCCCGCTTTTGGTTACCCCTTTCGCTGCGGCAGTATCGCCCAGCCATTGAAGCAGTTCTCAAGGAATATCCCATTCGCGTCACATTGGCGGAAGACTCCCTGCAAGTCCTAGCGGCCGCAGATCTGGCGATCGCCAAATCCGGCACGGTGAATTTAGAAACCGCGCTGTTGAATGTGCCTCAAGTCGTGATCTACCGCGTTCATCCCCTGAGTTTGTGGCTTTATCGGCGTTTCCTGAAGTTTGACCTCAAATTTGTCTCTCCCCCCAATTTACTCGTGAATAGAGACATCGTCCCCGAACTCCTGCAGGAACGAGCCACTGTTGCCAACATTACCGCTGCTGCCCTTGCGCTATTGGATCATCCTGAAAAACGCCTAGCCATGCAGGCAGGCTATGCCAAAATGCGAGCTGCGATGGGGACTCCCGGCGTGGTCGATCGCGCCGCCACAGAGATTTTAGATCTGCTGAGCAACAAAAAAGTGCAGGATCCGCTGTCCCACACTTAGGGAAGTCATGAACTCCTTTAGAGCTTTAGAGCGTTGCCAAGTTTAATGGGTTACTGCTGGGGTTTCATGGGGCGATTGCCCGGCCGCCGCTGCTGCATTTGGGCGGCCAAGGCTTGCCGTTGTTGCGGTGTGAGAATGCCCCGCATGGCCAGCATGCTTTCAAAGCGCAGGGAAGCCAGTTGATTTTCCAGTTGACGCACTTGCTGATACTTGCTGCGGATTTGATCCTCCGAGGCATTGCCACTCATCATCTGCCGCAGTTCTGTCTTGGCGGTGCGCAGTTGGTTGCGGGTTTGCTCCATTTGGCCTTGGTATTGTTGCTGCACGGCTTGTAAACGTTGCCGCTGTTCAGGTGTGAGGTTTAGATTGTCCAGATTGGCTCCCCAGCGAGGTCCGCCATAACCGGGGTCAGCGACGCTCGGGGGAGCGATCGCCAGTAGGGGGCTGAGGCTACCACATATAAGAAGCGTGGCTAAAGATTTTTTCAACATAGCTGTGTTCTCCTTTGTCAAAACTTAACTTGTCAAAACTCAACAAAGAGTAAAAGTAGGGTGGACAGAATTTAGTCGAAGATGGCGGGTTCTGCGTCCTGAAACATTGCTTGCCAATTGGTGGTGATGAAGATAGCCACTGCATCCGGGGACGTCTGCTTTGCCACTTGAGTTGAGGGTTTGAGGAACCACACACTGGTGGCGGTGGCGATCGCGCCAGCCCCCAAAAGAGACACGACTTGCCAGCGTCGCTTACTCAGTTGGTGTTGATGCAGAGCCGCTTGGACAATGCGCTGCTCCAAATGGGGGTGGGGGGGCGGGGGCGTCCCCGCATAGGTTTGTAAAAACTTAACCAAATTTGTATCCTCCACAGGTGGGGGTTCACGTTTCATAAAGTGATTCCAGCCTCCGTAAAGTAAGTCCGCAATGTGCCTCGGGCACGAAAGAGGCGGGATTTCACTGTACCCACAGGAATCCGCAGAATTTCAGCAATTTCCTTTTGGGGCAAGCCCTGCAGATCATGCAGGACCAAAACACTGCGGTACTCCAAGGGCAGGGTGGCTAAACCGCGCTGAACTAAATCTTCGTAATGCAATTGCCGTAGATCCAGTCCAGGGGTGAGTGGCTCACTTTGAGACAGGTATTGCTGATGTCGCGATTTGCGCGTTGCCAGTTGACGGCGATAGTCGCAAGCCACATTCCAGGCAATCCGATAGAGCCATGTTGAAAACTTTGCCTCATGCTTGAGACCCTTTAGCCCCTTCCATGCCCGCAAGAAAACCTCCTGCACTAAATCATCAAGGGCAACCGCACCGCACAACTGAAACAGGAGCGATCGCACCCGTTGCTGATGCCGTTGATAGAGTTCCCGAAACCCATTTGGATGTCCGGAAAGGCACTGCTCAATAATCCGCCGATCGGGATCGATCACTTGGGGTCGGGTCACGATAGCCGTTGATGCCGTTGCCGCTGATAGGGGTAAAGATACACTCATGCGAGGTATCACTCCATTAACGTAATCATCTATTTAGACGGGGCATCGAAAAGAGCGGTTCAAGACCCTTGGCACCACGGTTCGCTAGAATTTGGTAAACAATTGCGGCTACTGGCTGGACTATACTAAACGTCGGATGCTCTGACAGGGAACTGATCGTGAATATCGCTGAAATTTTTAACCGTGGTGGCTTGGCCATGTGGCCACTACTGATTCTCTCGATCTTGACCTTAGGCACCATTTTTGAGCGGCTTTGGTTTTGGAGCATTGTTCTCCAAGGAGAGACGAAACTGGCCGAGCAGATTCTGGATGCCGCTCGCCACGATTGGCAAGAAGCCATTGAATTAGCAGCCAATGCCTGTGACCAACCGATTGGTCGCTTCCTTTATACCCCTTTACAATTGATTGACACCAACCCAGAAATCTTTCGCCTAGCCCTAGAAGCTGCGGCTGATGAGGAGCTGAGTGCCATGCGGCGGGGAGAAAAGGTCTTAGAGGCAACGATTACGATGGCACCTCTACTGGGTTTGTTGGGAACGGTGTTAGGTCTGATTAGTGCCCTCAGTTCTATTCGCTTGGGGGATATTGGCACACCGGCCACCATGGGCGTGGGTCTCGGGATTAGTGAGGCCTTGATTAGTACTGCCTCTGGTCTGGTGGTGGCGATCATTGCCCTTGCCTTTCAGCGGCTCTTTCAAGCGTTTCTCTTGCAGCAGGCACAAATTTTTCGCCGCACTGGCAATGAATTAGAACTCACCTATCGTCAAGCTTGGCTAGAGCAGCGGATCAAAGGGGAACCTGAAAAAACATTGTTCTAACTCAAGCTATTTTTGCCCCTTTGACAGTTTTGAAGGAGAAAATCCTACGGGTAGGGGGAACCAAAATCGTTATAATCGCTGTTGAGATTTCATTAGCGAGGCATCATGCGCGTTTACGTGTTGCTCTACAACCCGGGGACTGAAAATGAGGGCATTCATTCTCTGCAACTGGGCGATCGCAACCTGATTCTGATGTTTGAAAGCGAAGACGATGCCAGTCGCTACGCCATGCTCCTAGAGGCACAGGATTTTCATCCCCCCAGCGTTGTCCCCATTGATGCCAAGGAAATCGAAGAATTCTGCGAATCCTCAGGCTACACCTGTCACTTGGTGCCCGAAGGATTTGTGCCGACAAACGATGCTGAGCGTCTCTTCTTGGCGCCTCCCGAACGCAATGTCGAAGAAACCGACTGGGAACTAGAAAATCGCGTGCCCCCCGCTGCTGAGAGTGAGTTCTCCGAAAGTGAACTGAATCAGTTGCGCCAACAATTTGAAAAGCTGCTGTAGATGGTGCGGGTCTGTGCCTGTCTAATTGTCAAAAATGAGGCAGCCCATTTGGCACGCTGTCTGGGCAGTGTTCAGCCTTGGGTAGATGAGATCGTTGTGGTAGATACCGGGTCAACGGATGAGACGATCGCGATCGCCCGCCAGTTTACAGAGCGCATCTTTACCTTCCCTTGGCAGGATGATTTTGCCGCTGCCCGCAATTACTCCCTAGAGCAGGCCACGGGCGATTGGATTTTGGTGATAGATGCCGATGAGGTGCTCGTGACCTTGCGGGAGCCGCCTGTGCCCCTCGGCCAACAACTGGAGGGCAGCACCCTCACTGCCTACCAACTCCTACGGCGGGAAATCGGCACGGGGCAGCAATTTTCTGACTTTGCCATTGTGCGACTCTTTCGCAACCTGCCGACGCTGCGCTATCAGGGACGCTTCCATGAGCAGTTGGTTTCGACAGCCGCAGAACCGCTGACCATTGGTACTCTGGAAACGCTGCGCATTGACCACTATGGCTATCAACCCGCACAAATTCAAGCCAAGATGCGCGATCGCAACATCCCGATTTTGGAACGCATCCGCGCCAGTGAAGGTCTGCCTTTGAATCTCCTTTTTGCCTTGGCGGATATGTACCACGCTGTGAATAACCCCACGGCTGCGGATGACTGCTACCAAGAACTTTTTGAGCGGCTCTTGCCCCATCTCCTCACCGGCCAACTGCCTGAGAATGCCCCTGGCGCCCTGCCCGAAATTCTGAATCAACTGGGGCGGCGTCTGCTGGCTATGGGGGATCACGAAACATTGCAACTCCTCTGTCAGCAAAGTCTGGTGTGGTTTCCCACCTATCCTCCCCTCAATGATTTGGCCGGGCGCTGGCTGATGGCTTTGGGATTCCCCTTGGGAGCAACGGCTTACTTTGAGTATTGCCTTGAACTGGGGCGCACCAATGGCTACAGTAAACAGATGATTTTTCCCTTGGGCTATGTGCGGGAGATTGCCGCCGAACAACTAGGGCGTGCCTATGAAACCTTGGGCGATCGCGAGCGGGCGGCGGCGGCCTTTGCCCAAGCAACAGCTTTTCGCCAAGAAAGGGGCAATCACCAATAGAAAATAAAAAAGTGCCGCTGTTAGCAACGGCACCGCAGTTTGGGTTTCGGTGATCCAACCTTAGGCAAATTGCTGCCACTCTTCTTCCAGCAGACTAATGAGGTCTTCGTTGCCCTGACTCCGAGCCACTTGCAGCCGCCGCTCAAGAGTTTTCAGAATTGCATGGCGATGGGCTTCGGCCAAGGAGTCGCGCTTACGGTGGGGAAGTACTGAAGGGGCAGTACTCGTCGTCGGAGCGGTTGTGGTAACTGGTGTACCGTTGGTTTGGTAGGTTACCCCCCGCCAGCAGAGGACATGATTGGGTTGAGGAACCGGTTCAGCCGCTTTGTGCCCTACCCATTGCGCCCCCCGGTAGAGACCCTTGGCACCCGATTCAACAAGGGGAATGTGCTGCTCAGAAGTTTCGTATTTAACGCCGCGATAGATTAGTTGCATAATTAAATCAAGGCTCCTAGGTGAATACTATTGACTCGTTATCAAGCTTTAGGTGGTCTGCGCTAGGAAACAACTTGCCTCTAAATTTCTGTATTCTATTATACGATTTTTCGATCTTCATTGGGTAGAAGCCGGTTTTTTTAACAAATCTTTAGCCCTCCCACAGTCCTCCTATGAACGTGTTGTCACTCCCTGCCAATGCCAGTCACCTTTTAAGGACGTTGCGTCCGGGTCAACGGGAAATCAGTGAATGGCAAGGGGGTCTCTTGGCGGTATCGGCAGTGCCCGGAGCAGGCAAATCCCATGGCATGGCCGTAGGAGCAGCGATCGCCATCGCTCGCGAAAAACTCCATCAACAGCGGCAACTGGTCGTAGTCACCTATAGTCGTTCGGCAGCGGCCAATATCAAGGTGCGGATTCGCCAGTACCTGCGGGAAATGGGCTTGCCCCGCAATGGTTTTAGTGTGCAGACGCTCCACAGTTTGGCCTTGAAAATTGCCACCAGTCACCCCACAGCGGGTCTGCGTTGGAGTGGCGAGAATTTAATGAGTGAGCATGAGCAGCGACGCCTGTGTGTCACCTGTGTTAAGGAATGGGCGCGATCGCACCCCGATATTCTCGAGCAATTGATCCAAGGCTGCGATACCAGTCCCCTGAGTGACGTTGAACACGATGGTCGCAGAAGTGCGCTTTTGACTGACATCTTGGTGAAGTTGGCACAAACCGTTATTAGCAGTGCCCGCAGTATGGCGTTGACGCCCCATGATCTGCGGCAGTTGTCCCAGCGGTTGCGCTCCCAAAGTGCAGCCGCAGCAGAATCCTACCCCTTTTTAGAAATTGGTGCCGACCTTTTGGCACTGTACCAGCACCATTTAGCGCAGCGAGAGCAAATTGACTATGATGAGATGATTTTGGCAGCGGTACAACTCCTAGAGGGCGATCGCCAGTGCCGCCAAGAATGGCAACAGCGGGTGTATGCCGTCTTTGAGGATGAGGCGCAGGACTCGACCCCCTTGCAATCGCGGTTACTGCGACTTCTCGCCGAGGACAACACCACAGGGCAAGTGAATTTTGTGCGGGTGGGGGATCCCAATCAAGCCATTAACTCCACATTTACGGCGGCAGACCCTCTCTTTTTTAATGAATTCTGTGACGAATGTGCCCAGCAGCAGGCCTTCTATAAAATGACCCAAGCGGGGCGATCCACCCCATTGGTCATTCGATCGGCCAACTTTTTAGTGAACTGGGTCAATCATGCCCTCAAAGGCCAAGAACTGCCCTTTCGATCCCAAGCAATTCAGCCCGTCTCACCGACAGATCCGCAACCGGGGGCGAACCCACCCCCCTGGGGAGAAGGGGTAGAAATTGCCCGACCAGCAACCGTTTTCGAGACCGTGCGCGAGCTAGCAGCACGTATTTCTGAGGTTTTAGCAGAGTATCCTGAGGCCTCAATTGCGGTACTGGTGCGTACCAACCGCCAAGGGGAATTTGTCGCGGATCTGTTGCGATCGCCCGCTAGCTTCAGCATTGATACCGACCTTGCTGCTCAGGGGATTCCGATTCTCGATGTATCGGGCATTGAACGGCGATCGCAGGTGCCCAAAGAATTGCTGGACATTCTTTATTTTCTCCACTGTCCCTATTCTCCCGAAGCGGTCAAAGCAGCCCTGACTGTTCTTCAGGAGCGCAAACGCATTTCTGTCCAAAATTTGGATCGCTTAGCCGCCCAGCCAGAGGTGTTTCTCTACCCTAGTCCTTTAGACCCCCCTGCCGAAGAACCGGTACTCAAGGCACGGCACTACTGTCAACGTCTCCTCAAAGCCCGCCTAGAGCTGTCTCTATTTCCTTTGATCGCGTACTGCGCTCAGGAATTGGGCTATGATGCCGCTGAATTGGCCACCAGCGATCGCCTGATCTGCCACTTGGCACAGCAGGAACCAACGCAACTGTGGGAGCGTATCCATCCCCGTTGGCAGGAGTTGGTGGCAGCGGATCGCTTTGACGCTGTTGAGATGGAAGACCTCCATAGCCGTTTAGTGCGATCGGGGCAGGTAACGATTATGACGATGCATCGCGCCAAGGGTCTGGATTGGGATGCCGTCTTTGTCCCCTTCTTAGAGGCAAGAACCCTCCCCGGTGAGAGCTGGGTGGCGGCCAATGCCAAGTTCCTCAGTCCAGAGGTGGATTTTACGGATGTGGTGCGATCGCAACTGCGGGCCTACGGCCATCAGCAACCCCTTCCTGACTGGCAAACCGCCTATCAAAAAGCCAAAGAGGCCAAAGTTGCTGAGGAATACCGCCTGCTTTACGTGGCCATGACCCGTGCTAAGCGTTTACTGTGGCTCGCCGCCGCCCACCAAGCCCCCTTTAACTGGCAGAACTTTGACTGGCGAGGGTTTTATCAACTGCAAGACAGTGACCCTTGTCCTTTCTTAGCTGCCCTAGAGCAGAAGCTAAAGAAACATGCCAAGGCTACTCGCGGCGATCGCTAAGGCTATCACGCCCCGGCAAGCGTTCCATGGCTGCCAAGACGGCCCGTTCTGCTGCCAGAATATCCCGCTCCGCGCCCCCCAAAAAGAGTCGGCCAAAACTGCCCACGGCTGAAATCTGCAAGATATTAATGAGTGCTGCCTTTTCCGCTTCATTGGCGGCCAGTGCAGCATAGGCGGCAGGTTCTACTTCAAACACATAGAGGGTTTGCCCCGCCAAAATCATATTGCCCCGCCGCGAGCGGTTAATTAGTTGGGTGTGGTGGGCATCAATATTGCGAATCACCTGACTCGAAATCACCCGTGGCCGCAAGCAATCCTGTACCCGAGCGCCAATGGCATCTAAAATTGCTTGCCCTGCTGCGCGTACTTCCCCCTGATTGCCCGAATGCACCTCCAATAGTCCGTAGAGTCGCTCGATAAACAAAACTCCCGGCCGCACCACCGCAGACTTCAAGGCAATATCCAAAAGGCGATTGACATCAATCCCCGGTGAAATCTCCACCCAGAGGGAGCAATCCCCCGGCAAAGGCAAAAACCCTTGAGCCACGGTTCCCAAGTAGGCCGCGTGTTGCGGTTGAATCGAGTCGAGATAGACATAACTGCGCAGATCAACGCCCAAGGTGGTGGATTCCTAACGCGCCAGTACCCATGATCGCCGAAAATGCCCTAGGACAATAGCCATTGCAGGCGTGGATCCGTAAAGTCCTCAATGCAGACCTCTGCTCCTGCGGCTTGCAGTGCCGTTTCCGATTGCGTTGTTAACACTCCCCAGCAGAGCATCCCTGCCCGCACCGCTGCCATCACCCCTGCCACGGCATCCTCAAAGACAAGACAATGCTGCGGCAACACCTGCAACCGCTCCGCCACTAGGAGATAGCATTCTGGATCGGGCTTGCCCCGCTGCACATCCTGCTCCATCACCACCGTATCGAAAAAGTTGCCCACCCCCTCACAGGAGAGCACCAATTCCACATTGGCAGCACAGGCCGAGGTGCCTAGGCCCAAGCGATAGCCCTTTTCTTTAGCACTTTTGAGAAAGGGCAACAGCCCCGGCAACAGTTCCAAATTGGGTGCCAGCAATTCCCGAAAGACAGCCTCTTTGCCGGCGCCCCAGCGTTCGACTTCCGCTTCAGTGACCGATCGCCCCAAGAGTTCTGGCAGGAGTTCGGCATTGCGTTTGCCCCCCATTTGCCGCAACTGTTCCAGATTGATCTGCTGCCGCAGTTCAGGGGTGCGATCGACATAGACCCGCCAAGCTTCAAGGTGGTAGGGCATGGTATGGCAGATCACCCCATCCATATCAAAAATCAGGGCACGCTGCGAGGGTTCAACGGCAAGAAACTGGGAAAAATTAGCCATTGGCGAAAAAGTTGGGCATCAGCAAGTGTAGTCTATCGTCTTTTGAGACTAAAGAGGCTGGCCAATCGATCAATGGAATTTTGCCGCAGGCTAG includes:
- the lpxB gene encoding lipid-A-disaccharide synthase, which encodes MAHLFISTGEVSGDLQGALLVKALYRLAAERGIPLEISALGGDRMAAAGAKLLFNTGGIGSVGLLEALPLIKPTIALQLKARRYLRQHPPDLVVLIDYIGGNVAMGRFIRKHFSIPMVYYIAPQEWVWSHSLKATRQIVALSDRLLAIFPEEATYYRRHGANVVWVGHPLLDRIAAAPSREVARQSLGIAADELAIALLPLSRKQEIKSLLPLILGAATNIAKAYPEARFWLPLSLRQYRPAIEAVLKEYPIRVTLAEDSLQVLAAADLAIAKSGTVNLETALLNVPQVVIYRVHPLSLWLYRRFLKFDLKFVSPPNLLVNRDIVPELLQERATVANITAAALALLDHPEKRLAMQAGYAKMRAAMGTPGVVDRAATEILDLLSNKKVQDPLSHT
- a CDS encoding Spy/CpxP family protein refolding chaperone, whose translation is MLKKSLATLLICGSLSPLLAIAPPSVADPGYGGPRWGANLDNLNLTPEQRQRLQAVQQQYQGQMEQTRNQLRTAKTELRQMMSGNASEDQIRSKYQQVRQLENQLASLRFESMLAMRGILTPQQRQALAAQMQQRRPGNRPMKPQQ
- a CDS encoding sigma-70 family RNA polymerase sigma factor; amino-acid sequence: MSVSLPLSAATASTAIVTRPQVIDPDRRIIEQCLSGHPNGFRELYQRHQQRVRSLLFQLCGAVALDDLVQEVFLRAWKGLKGLKHEAKFSTWLYRIAWNVACDYRRQLATRKSRHQQYLSQSEPLTPGLDLRQLHYEDLVQRGLATLPLEYRSVLVLHDLQGLPQKEIAEILRIPVGTVKSRLFRARGTLRTYFTEAGITL
- a CDS encoding MotA/TolQ/ExbB proton channel family protein, which encodes MNIAEIFNRGGLAMWPLLILSILTLGTIFERLWFWSIVLQGETKLAEQILDAARHDWQEAIELAANACDQPIGRFLYTPLQLIDTNPEIFRLALEAAADEELSAMRRGEKVLEATITMAPLLGLLGTVLGLISALSSIRLGDIGTPATMGVGLGISEALISTASGLVVAIIALAFQRLFQAFLLQQAQIFRRTGNELELTYRQAWLEQRIKGEPEKTLF
- a CDS encoding DUF3110 domain-containing protein: MRVYVLLYNPGTENEGIHSLQLGDRNLILMFESEDDASRYAMLLEAQDFHPPSVVPIDAKEIEEFCESSGYTCHLVPEGFVPTNDAERLFLAPPERNVEETDWELENRVPPAAESEFSESELNQLRQQFEKLL
- a CDS encoding glycosyltransferase family 2 protein; protein product: MVRVCACLIVKNEAAHLARCLGSVQPWVDEIVVVDTGSTDETIAIARQFTERIFTFPWQDDFAAARNYSLEQATGDWILVIDADEVLVTLREPPVPLGQQLEGSTLTAYQLLRREIGTGQQFSDFAIVRLFRNLPTLRYQGRFHEQLVSTAAEPLTIGTLETLRIDHYGYQPAQIQAKMRDRNIPILERIRASEGLPLNLLFALADMYHAVNNPTAADDCYQELFERLLPHLLTGQLPENAPGALPEILNQLGRRLLAMGDHETLQLLCQQSLVWFPTYPPLNDLAGRWLMALGFPLGATAYFEYCLELGRTNGYSKQMIFPLGYVREIAAEQLGRAYETLGDRERAAAAFAQATAFRQERGNHQ
- a CDS encoding DUF4278 domain-containing protein, coding for MQLIYRGVKYETSEQHIPLVESGAKGLYRGAQWVGHKAAEPVPQPNHVLCWRGVTYQTNGTPVTTTAPTTSTAPSVLPHRKRDSLAEAHRHAILKTLERRLQVARSQGNEDLISLLEEEWQQFA
- a CDS encoding ATP-dependent helicase, giving the protein MNVLSLPANASHLLRTLRPGQREISEWQGGLLAVSAVPGAGKSHGMAVGAAIAIAREKLHQQRQLVVVTYSRSAAANIKVRIRQYLREMGLPRNGFSVQTLHSLALKIATSHPTAGLRWSGENLMSEHEQRRLCVTCVKEWARSHPDILEQLIQGCDTSPLSDVEHDGRRSALLTDILVKLAQTVISSARSMALTPHDLRQLSQRLRSQSAAAAESYPFLEIGADLLALYQHHLAQREQIDYDEMILAAVQLLEGDRQCRQEWQQRVYAVFEDEAQDSTPLQSRLLRLLAEDNTTGQVNFVRVGDPNQAINSTFTAADPLFFNEFCDECAQQQAFYKMTQAGRSTPLVIRSANFLVNWVNHALKGQELPFRSQAIQPVSPTDPQPGANPPPWGEGVEIARPATVFETVRELAARISEVLAEYPEASIAVLVRTNRQGEFVADLLRSPASFSIDTDLAAQGIPILDVSGIERRSQVPKELLDILYFLHCPYSPEAVKAALTVLQERKRISVQNLDRLAAQPEVFLYPSPLDPPAEEPVLKARHYCQRLLKARLELSLFPLIAYCAQELGYDAAELATSDRLICHLAQQEPTQLWERIHPRWQELVAADRFDAVEMEDLHSRLVRSGQVTIMTMHRAKGLDWDAVFVPFLEARTLPGESWVAANAKFLSPEVDFTDVVRSQLRAYGHQQPLPDWQTAYQKAKEAKVAEEYRLLYVAMTRAKRLLWLAAAHQAPFNWQNFDWRGFYQLQDSDPCPFLAALEQKLKKHAKATRGDR
- a CDS encoding HAD family phosphatase, coding for MANFSQFLAVEPSQRALIFDMDGVICHTMPYHLEAWRVYVDRTPELRQQINLEQLRQMGGKRNAELLPELLGRSVTEAEVERWGAGKEAVFRELLAPNLELLPGLLPFLKSAKEKGYRLGLGTSACAANVELVLSCEGVGNFFDTVVMEQDVQRGKPDPECYLLVAERLQVLPQHCLVFEDAVAGVMAAVRAGMLCWGVLTTQSETALQAAGAEVCIEDFTDPRLQWLLS